In Pseudomonas fakonensis, one DNA window encodes the following:
- the gabD gene encoding NADP-dependent succinate-semialdehyde dehydrogenase, translating into MQLKDAQLFRQQAFINGEWLDADSGQTIKVTNPATGEVIGTVPKMGAAETRRAIEAADKALPAWRALTAKERAGKLRRWFELMIEHQDDLARLMTTEQGKPLAEAKGEIAYAASFIEWFAEEAKRVYGDVIPGHQPDKRLIVIKQPIGVTAAITPWNFPAAMITRKAGPALAAGCTMVLKPASQTPYSALALVELATRAGIPAGVLSVITGSAGEVGSELTGNSLVRKLSFTGSTEIGRQLMEECAKDIKKVSLELGGNAPFIVFDDADLDKAVEGAIISKYRNNGQTCVCANRIYVQDGVYDAFAEKLAAAVAKLKIGNGLEEGTTTGPLIDGKAVAKVQEHIQDAVSKGAKVLSGGKLIEGNFFEPTILVDVPKTAAVAKEETFGPLAPLFRFKDEAEVIAMSNDTEFGLASYFYARDMSRVFRVAEALEYGMVGINTGLISNEVAPFGGIKASGLGREGSKYGIEDYLEIKYLCLSI; encoded by the coding sequence ATGCAGCTCAAAGACGCTCAGTTGTTCCGCCAGCAAGCCTTCATCAACGGTGAGTGGCTGGATGCGGACAGCGGTCAGACCATCAAGGTGACCAACCCGGCCACCGGTGAAGTGATCGGTACCGTGCCGAAGATGGGCGCCGCCGAAACCCGCCGCGCCATCGAGGCCGCCGACAAGGCCCTGCCGGCCTGGCGTGCACTGACCGCCAAAGAGCGTGCCGGCAAGCTGCGCCGCTGGTTCGAGCTGATGATCGAGCACCAGGACGACCTGGCCCGCCTGATGACCACCGAGCAGGGCAAGCCACTGGCCGAAGCCAAGGGCGAAATCGCCTACGCCGCCTCGTTCATCGAATGGTTCGCCGAAGAAGCCAAGCGCGTTTACGGCGATGTCATCCCGGGCCACCAGCCAGACAAGCGCCTGATCGTCATCAAGCAGCCGATCGGTGTTACCGCTGCCATCACCCCGTGGAACTTCCCGGCGGCGATGATCACCCGTAAAGCCGGCCCGGCTCTGGCCGCCGGTTGCACCATGGTGCTCAAGCCTGCTTCGCAGACCCCGTACTCCGCCCTGGCCCTGGTCGAGCTGGCTACCCGTGCCGGCATCCCGGCTGGCGTGCTCAGCGTCATCACCGGCAGCGCCGGCGAAGTCGGTTCGGAACTGACCGGCAACTCCCTGGTTCGCAAGCTGTCCTTCACCGGCTCCACCGAAATCGGCCGCCAGCTGATGGAAGAATGCGCCAAGGACATCAAGAAGGTTTCGCTGGAGCTGGGTGGCAACGCCCCGTTCATCGTGTTCGACGACGCCGACCTGGACAAGGCGGTCGAGGGCGCGATCATCTCCAAGTACCGCAACAACGGCCAGACCTGCGTCTGCGCCAACCGTATCTACGTACAGGACGGCGTCTACGATGCGTTCGCCGAGAAGCTGGCCGCTGCAGTTGCCAAGCTGAAGATCGGTAACGGCCTGGAAGAAGGCACCACCACCGGCCCGCTGATCGACGGCAAGGCCGTGGCCAAGGTCCAGGAGCACATCCAGGACGCGGTCTCCAAAGGCGCCAAGGTGCTGTCTGGCGGCAAGCTGATCGAAGGCAACTTCTTCGAGCCGACCATTCTGGTCGACGTGCCGAAAACCGCCGCTGTCGCTAAAGAAGAGACCTTCGGCCCGCTGGCGCCGCTGTTCCGCTTCAAGGACGAGGCTGAAGTCATCGCCATGTCCAACGACACCGAGTTCGGCCTGGCCTCGTACTTCTACGCCCGCGACATGAGCCGTGTGTTCCGCGTCGCCGAAGCCCTGGAATACGGCATGGTGGGTATCAACACCGGCCTGATCTCCAACGAAGTGGCACCGTTCGGTGGCATCAAGGCCTCGGGCCTGGGCCGCGAAGGTTCCAAGTACGGCATCGAGGACTACCTCGAAATCAAATACCTGTGCCTGAGCATCTGA
- a CDS encoding aryl-sulfate sulfotransferase: MNAKTQPHELPEGACVSARVPDHSEALLGDVVVNPYRLAPLTAIVRDGGRNLSAAHVRVLGRGERGVAISYEVSQQSLWTYGGIPVFGLYPDHVNQVEVSYKLDGERIRERYEIYAPAVRLPVVAKQTAALPEVEPVSVAPGFEQRLYLFNHLLADIPGAKAFKWNGLGGAAEWDSVGNNWIADSNGDVRWYLDIEQIHDSNRRDGLGGTMGFHQTRDGKLIWGQGQTYSKYDLLGRRIWQRNLPDKFADFSHEIRETSNGTYLLRVGTSDYRRPDGKRVRSIRDHIIELNEAGDVLDFWDLNQILDPYRGELLETLGKAAIQLPAGVQRQEERLANELAEGDLPFGDTPGVGTGRNWAHVNAIDYDADDDSIIVSARHQGVVKIGRDKQVKWILAAPQGWPARLQDKVLKPLGEGFEWSWTQHTAWLTGRGTLTVFDNGWGRDFGPTKLTGNYSRAVEYKVDEAKGTVEQLWQYGKERGDEWYSPITSVVAYRADTDTQFIYSASVNYLTPQKLTTTVLNEVRRGTQEVVVELKVHSRQPGSVGYRALVIDLERAF; encoded by the coding sequence ATGAATGCCAAGACCCAGCCCCACGAACTGCCCGAAGGCGCCTGCGTCAGCGCCCGGGTGCCCGACCACAGCGAAGCCCTGTTGGGTGATGTGGTGGTCAACCCCTACCGTCTGGCACCCCTGACCGCCATCGTGCGCGACGGTGGCCGCAACCTGAGCGCCGCCCATGTGCGGGTGCTGGGGCGCGGCGAGCGGGGTGTCGCCATCAGCTATGAGGTTTCGCAGCAGTCGCTGTGGACCTATGGCGGCATCCCGGTGTTCGGTTTGTACCCCGACCACGTCAACCAGGTGGAGGTGAGCTACAAGCTGGACGGTGAGCGCATCCGCGAGCGCTACGAAATCTACGCCCCGGCGGTGCGCCTGCCGGTGGTGGCCAAGCAGACCGCCGCGTTGCCCGAGGTGGAACCGGTCAGCGTGGCGCCGGGCTTCGAGCAGCGCTTGTACCTGTTCAACCACCTGCTGGCCGATATTCCCGGGGCCAAGGCTTTCAAATGGAACGGCCTGGGCGGGGCGGCGGAATGGGACTCGGTGGGCAACAACTGGATCGCCGACAGCAATGGCGACGTGCGCTGGTACCTGGACATCGAGCAGATCCACGATTCCAACCGCCGCGACGGCCTGGGCGGCACCATGGGCTTCCACCAGACCCGCGACGGCAAGCTGATCTGGGGCCAGGGCCAGACCTACTCCAAGTACGACCTGCTGGGCCGGCGCATCTGGCAGCGCAACCTGCCGGACAAGTTCGCCGACTTCTCTCACGAAATCCGCGAGACCAGCAACGGCACCTACCTGCTGCGGGTCGGCACCAGCGACTACCGGCGCCCCGACGGCAAGCGCGTGCGCTCGATCCGCGACCACATCATCGAGCTCAACGAAGCCGGCGACGTGCTGGACTTCTGGGACCTCAACCAGATCCTCGACCCGTACCGCGGCGAGTTGCTCGAGACCTTGGGCAAGGCGGCCATCCAGCTGCCGGCCGGGGTGCAACGCCAGGAAGAGCGCCTGGCCAACGAGCTGGCCGAAGGCGACCTGCCGTTCGGCGATACCCCGGGCGTAGGCACCGGGCGCAACTGGGCCCATGTGAATGCCATCGACTATGACGCCGATGACGACAGCATCATCGTTTCAGCACGTCATCAGGGCGTGGTGAAGATCGGCCGCGACAAACAGGTGAAGTGGATCCTCGCTGCACCGCAAGGCTGGCCAGCACGCCTGCAGGACAAGGTGCTCAAGCCGCTGGGCGAAGGTTTCGAGTGGTCTTGGACCCAGCACACCGCCTGGCTGACCGGGCGCGGCACGCTGACCGTGTTTGACAACGGCTGGGGGCGCGACTTCGGGCCGACCAAGCTCACCGGCAACTACAGCCGGGCGGTGGAGTACAAGGTCGACGAAGCCAAAGGCACGGTCGAGCAGCTGTGGCAGTACGGCAAGGAGCGCGGCGACGAGTGGTACAGCCCGATCACCTCGGTGGTGGCGTACCGGGCCGATACCGACACCCAGTTCATCTATAGCGCGTCGGTGAACTACCTGACGCCGCAGAAACTCACCACCACGGTGCTCAACGAGGTACGCCGGGGTACGCAGGAGGTGGTGGTGGAGTTGAAAGTGCACAGCCGCCAGCCGGGGAGCGTAGGGTACCGGGCGTTGGTGATCGACCTCGAGAGGGCGTTCTGA
- a CDS encoding TonB-dependent receptor produces MSGVFRWPTRASLFALQPLAAGVLLATSGGSFAEEVAPATPAASQEAKLGTVTVNARRREETAQSVPTPISVLDSETLETQRIYRVQDLQQLVPSTNVAYVHARQSSISIRGLGNNPASDGLEGSVGIYLDNVYLGRPGMAVFDLLDVEQLEVLRGPQGTLFGKNTTAGVLNITTRKPTFHQEGSVQSSLGEDGYWQTQGSFSGPLTDTLAGRISAYHTEDDGYVKNIYNGHDLNGGQRQGFRTQLLFKPDDNFNLRWIGEYNEEDSDNGILSLYSTGPTINGVNRYESLAAQAGATLVSGKDRKVNFDADQRVTVFQGGTSVEANWTLPNDFTLTSISAYRWWDFTPRNDDGLNVPVFSSAGVSVRDKQYSQEIRLASPTGGFFDYVLGAYYFKQDLDNKSFTYYGAQADIWNITPAGALANVNTLGNGHIDTDSYALFGQATWHLTERLDFTAGVRGTYEEKNAWVTRDAPVGGAAVTGAAAAARQGRVGAYDSGDLSQYSFSPSGLLSLSYRFTDQLLGYASLTHGEKSGGVNLTVGAAPRLGTDSLLVGTERANNAELGLKSTWFDDRLQFNTNLFWTEVHGYQANVYDQVNRVQYLANAGSVRSRGLEFEATALPVRGLTLDFNGSWNDVRYTEYDDAPCPPEVSLANAAATCDLSGHQVVGASKYIANLNGQYKWQLAEHIEPYVTASYAFRSKAVGTIDDSEYGQIPSYAIVNLSTGVRLDQGDGVLDLSLWVKNAGDKTYFTSLWNSANGGYAGVLGTPRTVGATARYDF; encoded by the coding sequence ATGTCCGGAGTTTTCCGTTGGCCGACGCGTGCGTCGTTGTTTGCCCTTCAACCCCTGGCTGCCGGTGTGCTGCTGGCCACCTCCGGCGGCAGTTTTGCCGAGGAGGTCGCCCCGGCCACCCCGGCTGCGTCCCAGGAAGCCAAGCTCGGTACCGTCACGGTCAATGCCCGGCGCCGCGAAGAGACGGCGCAGAGTGTGCCCACGCCGATCAGCGTGCTCGACAGCGAAACCCTGGAAACCCAGCGCATCTACCGGGTGCAGGATTTGCAGCAACTGGTGCCCAGCACCAACGTGGCCTACGTGCATGCCCGCCAGTCGAGCATTTCCATCCGTGGCCTGGGCAACAACCCGGCCAGCGACGGCCTGGAGGGCAGCGTCGGCATCTACCTGGACAACGTCTACCTGGGGCGCCCGGGCATGGCGGTGTTCGATTTGCTCGACGTCGAGCAACTGGAGGTGCTGCGCGGGCCGCAAGGCACGCTGTTCGGCAAGAACACCACTGCCGGGGTGCTCAACATCACCACCCGCAAGCCCACCTTCCACCAGGAAGGCAGCGTGCAGTCGTCGCTGGGCGAGGACGGCTACTGGCAGACCCAGGGGAGTTTTTCCGGGCCGCTCACCGATACCCTCGCCGGGCGCATCAGCGCCTATCACACCGAGGACGATGGCTATGTGAAGAACATCTACAACGGCCACGACCTCAACGGCGGCCAGCGCCAGGGCTTTCGCACCCAGCTGCTGTTCAAGCCCGACGACAACTTCAACCTGCGCTGGATCGGCGAGTACAACGAGGAGGACTCGGACAACGGCATCCTCAGCCTGTACAGCACCGGGCCGACCATCAATGGCGTGAACCGCTACGAAAGCCTGGCGGCGCAGGCCGGTGCTACCTTGGTGTCGGGCAAGGATCGCAAGGTCAACTTCGACGCCGACCAGCGGGTGACGGTGTTCCAGGGCGGCACCTCGGTGGAGGCCAACTGGACACTGCCCAACGACTTCACCCTGACCTCGATCAGCGCCTACCGCTGGTGGGACTTCACCCCGCGCAACGATGACGGCTTGAACGTGCCGGTGTTCAGCAGCGCAGGTGTGTCGGTGCGTGACAAGCAGTACTCCCAGGAGATCCGCCTGGCATCGCCCACCGGCGGCTTCTTCGACTATGTGCTGGGCGCCTACTACTTCAAGCAGGACCTGGACAACAAATCGTTCACTTACTACGGCGCGCAAGCCGATATCTGGAACATCACCCCGGCTGGCGCCTTGGCCAACGTCAACACCCTCGGCAACGGCCACATCGACACCGACAGCTACGCCCTGTTCGGCCAGGCCACCTGGCACCTTACCGAGCGCCTGGACTTCACCGCCGGTGTACGCGGCACCTACGAAGAGAAAAACGCCTGGGTAACCCGCGATGCCCCGGTGGGCGGCGCTGCGGTGACCGGCGCTGCGGCTGCGGCGCGCCAGGGCCGGGTGGGGGCCTACGATTCGGGCGACCTCAGCCAGTACAGTTTCTCGCCATCAGGGCTGCTGAGCCTGAGCTACCGCTTCACTGACCAGTTGCTCGGCTATGCCAGCCTGACCCACGGCGAGAAGTCCGGTGGCGTCAACCTCACGGTCGGCGCCGCGCCGCGGCTGGGCACCGATTCGCTGCTGGTGGGCACCGAGCGGGCCAACAACGCCGAGCTGGGGCTCAAGAGCACCTGGTTCGACGACCGCCTGCAGTTCAATACCAACCTGTTCTGGACCGAGGTGCATGGCTACCAGGCCAACGTCTACGACCAGGTCAACCGCGTGCAGTACCTGGCCAACGCCGGCAGCGTGCGCTCCCGCGGCCTTGAGTTCGAGGCCACGGCGCTGCCGGTCCGCGGCCTGACCTTGGACTTCAACGGCTCGTGGAACGACGTGCGCTACACCGAGTACGACGACGCCCCGTGCCCGCCGGAGGTGAGCCTGGCCAACGCTGCGGCCACCTGCGACTTGTCTGGCCACCAGGTGGTCGGCGCCTCCAAGTACATCGCCAACCTCAACGGCCAGTACAAGTGGCAGCTGGCCGAGCACATCGAGCCCTACGTCACCGCCAGCTACGCCTTCCGCTCGAAGGCGGTGGGCACCATCGACGACTCCGAATACGGCCAGATCCCCAGCTACGCCATCGTCAACCTGTCTACCGGTGTGCGCCTGGACCAGGGCGACGGCGTGCTCGACCTGTCGCTGTGGGTGAAGAACGCCGGCGACAAGACCTACTTCACCAGCCTGTGGAACTCGGCCAACGGCGGCTACGCCGGCGTGCTGGGCACCCCGCGCACCGTGGGCGCCACCGCCCGTTACGACTTCTGA
- a CDS encoding LysR family transcriptional regulator: MHIDLRQLRHYIALVEHRSFVAAAAAVNLSQSAFSRSIQTLEHNIGCRLVDRASKELAPTRQGLLVLEHSRRLVHGAHNLVNEINQFNGATTGVVRFGSGPAPAGGLVPRAVARFVAEYPAARTCFQVDNWQALNRKLVAEEIEFFVADTRQFEADPDYQVHKLAPQRWHFCCRAGHPLTERSEVRARDLFDYPLATTFRPPNIRKILSDLSGRQDFLPSVECEHGYALLNVVLHSDTIGIACSANLRPYQMERGLVALKLADLAPEQEEAFYTRYGVVSRVGYGLSPLAQGLVRQLIACDAEQ; this comes from the coding sequence ATGCATATCGACCTGCGCCAGCTCCGCCACTACATCGCCCTGGTTGAACACCGCAGCTTCGTGGCTGCGGCGGCCGCGGTGAACCTCTCGCAATCGGCGTTCAGCCGCAGCATCCAGACGCTCGAGCACAACATCGGCTGCCGCCTGGTGGACCGCGCCAGCAAGGAGCTGGCACCGACCCGCCAGGGCCTCTTGGTGCTGGAGCATTCACGACGGTTGGTGCACGGGGCGCACAACCTGGTCAACGAGATCAACCAATTCAATGGCGCCACCACCGGTGTGGTGCGCTTCGGCTCGGGGCCGGCCCCGGCCGGCGGCCTGGTACCTCGGGCGGTGGCGCGCTTCGTGGCCGAATACCCGGCGGCGCGCACCTGCTTTCAGGTGGACAACTGGCAGGCGCTGAACCGCAAGCTGGTGGCCGAAGAGATCGAGTTCTTCGTTGCCGACACCCGCCAGTTCGAGGCCGACCCGGACTACCAGGTGCACAAGCTGGCGCCGCAGCGCTGGCACTTCTGCTGCCGAGCCGGGCACCCGCTGACCGAGCGCAGCGAGGTGCGCGCGCGCGATCTGTTCGACTACCCGCTGGCCACCACCTTCCGCCCGCCGAACATCCGCAAGATCCTCAGCGACCTGAGCGGGCGCCAGGACTTCTTGCCGAGCGTGGAGTGCGAGCATGGTTATGCACTGCTGAACGTGGTGCTGCATTCGGACACCATCGGCATCGCCTGCAGCGCCAACCTGCGGCCGTACCAGATGGAGCGGGGGTTGGTGGCATTGAAGCTTGCGGACCTTGCGCCGGAGCAGGAAGAGGCGTTCTACACCCGCTACGGGGTGGTGAGCCGGGTGGGGTATGGACTGTCGCCGTTGGCGCAGGGGTTGGTGAGGCAGTTGATTGCCTGTGATGCCGAGCAGTAA
- a CDS encoding TauD/TfdA dioxygenase family protein, whose protein sequence is MSNAALATAPQAIELDIHPVAGRIGAEIRGVKLSADLDPATLDAIQAALVQHKVIFFRGQNHLDDVGQEAFAQLLGEPIAHPTVPVVDGTSYLLQLDGAEGQRANSWHTDVTFVDAYPKASILRSVVAPASGGDTVWANTATAYQELPEPLRALADQLWAVHSNEYDYASIKPDVDPAKLERYRKVFTSTVYETEHPVVRVHPISGERVLQLGHFVKRIKGYSQADSQHLFSVLQGHVTRLENTVRWRWQAGDVAIWDNRATQHYAVDDYGTQPRVVRRVTLAGEVPVGVDGQLSRTTRKG, encoded by the coding sequence ATGAGCAACGCCGCACTGGCCACCGCGCCGCAAGCAATCGAACTGGACATTCACCCCGTCGCCGGGCGCATCGGCGCCGAGATTCGCGGGGTCAAGCTGTCCGCCGACCTCGACCCCGCCACCCTCGATGCCATCCAGGCTGCGTTGGTGCAGCACAAGGTGATCTTCTTCCGCGGCCAGAACCACCTGGACGACGTTGGCCAGGAGGCCTTCGCCCAACTGCTCGGCGAGCCCATCGCCCACCCCACCGTGCCGGTGGTCGACGGCACCAGCTACCTGCTGCAGCTGGACGGCGCCGAAGGCCAGCGGGCCAACTCGTGGCACACCGACGTGACCTTCGTCGACGCCTACCCCAAGGCTTCGATCCTGCGCAGCGTGGTGGCCCCGGCCTCTGGCGGCGACACGGTGTGGGCCAATACCGCCACCGCCTACCAGGAGTTGCCAGAGCCGCTGCGCGCCCTGGCCGACCAGCTGTGGGCGGTGCACAGCAACGAATACGACTACGCCAGCATCAAGCCCGACGTCGACCCGGCCAAGCTTGAGCGCTACCGCAAGGTGTTCACCTCGACCGTGTACGAAACCGAGCACCCGGTGGTGCGGGTGCACCCGATCAGCGGTGAGCGAGTGTTGCAGTTGGGGCACTTCGTCAAACGCATCAAGGGGTATTCGCAGGCCGACTCGCAGCACCTGTTCAGTGTGTTGCAAGGCCATGTGACGCGCCTGGAAAACACCGTGCGCTGGCGCTGGCAGGCCGGTGACGTGGCGATCTGGGATAACCGCGCGACCCAGCATTACGCGGTGGACGACTACGGCACCCAGCCACGGGTGGTGCGCCGGGTAACCCTGGCCGGCGAGGTGCCGGTGGGGGTGGATGGGCAGTTGAGCCGGACTACCCGCAAGGGCTGA
- a CDS encoding ABC transporter substrate-binding protein — MHTPLRQLFTALSLFGALLLNAQAAELAKPESIRIAVPDLSAGSKHSAAGVVDVLRDQQLLEKEFAKDGIRIDWLFFKGAGPVVNEALANGQADFAYLGDLAAIVGKANGLDTRVLSAGVRNVKSYLGVVPGSGIHSLQDLKGKRVAVFRGTANQLSFASALASQGLSERDLKVINLDFNASNAALAAKQIDAAWGLSNLLSLRERGLVELPVNSRDLKGAGSTQAVLLGTGAFIRQYPELVQRLVNAQQRATDWLRDEHNREAFVELVASNANWPRSILSDDLAKEDLAKYFDPRLDPGFIAQLQQGVDLAAKERLIRRGFQVTDWVEPRFLDAALKQEQATQAAR; from the coding sequence ATGCACACCCCGTTGCGACAACTGTTCACCGCCCTGAGCCTGTTCGGTGCATTGCTGCTGAACGCCCAGGCCGCCGAACTGGCCAAACCCGAAAGCATCCGCATTGCCGTGCCCGACCTGAGCGCCGGCAGCAAGCACAGCGCCGCTGGCGTGGTCGATGTGCTGCGTGACCAGCAGCTGCTGGAAAAGGAGTTCGCCAAGGACGGTATCCGTATCGACTGGCTGTTCTTCAAGGGCGCAGGCCCGGTGGTGAATGAGGCCCTGGCCAACGGCCAGGCGGACTTCGCCTACCTGGGTGACCTGGCGGCCATCGTCGGCAAGGCCAACGGGCTCGATACCCGTGTGCTCAGCGCCGGAGTACGCAACGTGAAGAGCTACCTGGGCGTGGTACCAGGCTCGGGCATCCACAGCCTGCAAGACCTCAAGGGCAAGCGCGTGGCGGTGTTCCGCGGCACCGCCAACCAGCTGTCGTTCGCCAGTGCGCTGGCCAGCCAGGGGCTGTCGGAGCGCGACCTGAAGGTGATCAACCTCGACTTCAACGCCTCCAACGCCGCCTTGGCGGCCAAGCAGATCGATGCCGCCTGGGGCCTTTCCAACCTGCTGTCGCTGCGCGAGCGCGGGCTGGTGGAGCTGCCGGTGAACTCTCGCGACCTCAAGGGCGCCGGCAGTACCCAGGCGGTGCTGCTGGGTACCGGTGCGTTCATCCGCCAATACCCTGAGCTGGTGCAGCGCCTGGTCAACGCCCAGCAGCGAGCCACCGACTGGCTACGTGACGAACACAACCGCGAGGCTTTCGTGGAACTGGTGGCCAGCAATGCCAACTGGCCGCGCAGCATCCTCAGTGATGACCTGGCCAAGGAGGACCTGGCCAAGTACTTCGACCCGCGCCTGGACCCAGGCTTCATTGCCCAACTGCAGCAGGGCGTGGACCTGGCCGCCAAGGAGCGCCTGATCCGCCGTGGCTTCCAGGTGACCGACTGGGTCGAACCGCGTTTTCTCGATGCTGCCCTGAAACAGGAACAGGCCACCCAGGCCGCCCGCTGA
- a CDS encoding ABC transporter permease, with protein sequence MSGVLGGNAWCFAGLGRGPIAVQARSHALPWLVPSLVLALWVVASREHWMSEQILPAPALVWQSALEFGAGEIWGHLWISLQRLLWGLLAGIASGLLLGTWLGGSRRAQTLVLPSFVALAQIPTLAWIPLFMLFFGIGELLKLVVLVKAVVVPVTLHTLVGVRDAQPKLREAAATLRLPPHLLFWRLLLPAALPAFLAGTRLALAAGWTSLLAVELLASSEGIGYLMVWGRQLFMLDLVFLCIVLIGLVGALMDRGFSRLERSLLYWPQPPTGEQRRGDIPRGWQSLLLPAVLLVLWQAANRFGWVDGNILSSPLDVLRSLYAGVQDGSLPDAMRLSLQRTLAGLLLGGGAGFAVGLLLGLSHSAERVFGPSLSALRQVALFAWVPLLTAWFGLGEGAKLVFVALAAFFPLLIATQRGIASLSPQLGEAALALRLNLLQRLRLLVLPGAAPAIFAGLRLSLIYAWLGTIGAEYFMPSDGGIASLMIGAQQLFRMDQVMAAMVLIGLVGALLGHLGQRLESRATRWRSA encoded by the coding sequence ATGAGTGGAGTTCTCGGGGGCAATGCTTGGTGTTTTGCCGGGTTGGGGCGCGGCCCCATCGCGGTGCAAGCCCGCTCCCACGCCCTACCCTGGCTGGTGCCGTCGCTGGTGCTGGCCCTGTGGGTGGTAGCCAGCCGCGAGCACTGGATGAGCGAGCAAATTCTGCCGGCCCCGGCGCTGGTGTGGCAAAGCGCGCTGGAGTTTGGCGCGGGCGAGATCTGGGGGCACCTGTGGATAAGTTTGCAGCGGCTGCTGTGGGGCCTGTTGGCGGGCATTGCCAGCGGCCTGTTGCTGGGGACCTGGCTGGGTGGCTCACGACGGGCACAAACCCTGGTGCTGCCAAGCTTCGTGGCCCTGGCGCAAATCCCTACCTTGGCCTGGATCCCGCTGTTCATGCTGTTCTTCGGCATCGGCGAGTTGCTCAAGCTGGTGGTGCTGGTCAAAGCCGTGGTGGTGCCGGTGACCCTGCACACCCTGGTGGGCGTACGCGATGCCCAGCCCAAGCTGCGCGAAGCTGCCGCCACCCTGCGCCTGCCACCGCACCTGTTGTTCTGGCGCCTGCTGCTACCGGCTGCCCTGCCCGCCTTCCTGGCTGGCACGCGCCTGGCCCTTGCCGCTGGCTGGACTTCACTGCTGGCGGTCGAGCTGCTGGCCTCCAGCGAAGGCATCGGCTACCTGATGGTGTGGGGCCGCCAGCTGTTCATGCTCGACCTGGTGTTCCTGTGCATCGTGCTCATCGGCCTGGTGGGCGCGCTGATGGACCGGGGTTTCAGCCGCCTGGAGCGCAGCCTGCTGTACTGGCCGCAGCCGCCCACCGGCGAACAGCGCCGCGGCGACATACCACGGGGCTGGCAAAGTCTGCTGCTGCCAGCGGTGCTGCTGGTGCTGTGGCAGGCGGCCAACCGCTTTGGCTGGGTCGATGGCAACATCCTCAGTTCACCCTTGGACGTGCTGCGCAGCCTGTATGCCGGTGTGCAAGATGGCTCGCTGCCCGATGCCATGCGCCTGAGCCTGCAGCGCACCCTGGCCGGCCTGCTGCTGGGCGGCGGCGCAGGCTTTGCCGTTGGCTTGCTGCTGGGCCTGTCGCACAGTGCCGAGCGCGTGTTCGGCCCGAGCCTGTCGGCGCTGCGCCAGGTGGCGCTGTTCGCCTGGGTGCCGCTGCTGACCGCCTGGTTTGGCCTGGGTGAAGGGGCCAAGCTGGTGTTCGTCGCCCTGGCGGCGTTCTTCCCGCTGCTGATCGCCACTCAGCGCGGTATCGCCAGCCTGTCGCCGCAACTGGGCGAGGCCGCCCTGGCGCTGCGCCTGAACCTGTTGCAACGCCTGCGCCTGCTGGTGCTGCCGGGGGCGGCACCGGCAATTTTCGCCGGGCTGCGCCTGTCGCTGATCTATGCCTGGCTCGGCACCATTGGCGCCGAATACTTCATGCCCTCGGACGGCGGCATCGCCAGCCTGATGATCGGCGCCCAACAGTTGTTCCGCATGGACCAGGTGATGGCCGCCATGGTCCTGATCGGCCTGGTCGGCGCCCTGCTCGGCCACCTTGGCCAACGCCTCGAATCGCGCGCCACGCGCTGGAGATCCGCATGA
- a CDS encoding ABC transporter ATP-binding protein yields the protein MNAFITPALHAANQPDATPPLVSFEGVGKTFSVDGQAFEAIRNFDLSINEGEFIAIVGSSGCGKSTLLRLLVGLDNDYSGQIRVDGQVVSGIGGERGIVFQEHRLFPWLTVEQNIGLGLANDKLTQGERARRVHEFVQLVGLVGFESAYPHQLSGGMAQRVAIARGLVASPRILLLDEPFGALDALTRQQLQDELLAIRERSGVTILLVTHDAEEATYLADRVVVLEPRPGRIKAVVEIDLPHPRQRTGVALHGFREKVLHQITGDGGYLRPVAQRVEGLRPELIAL from the coding sequence ATGAACGCCTTCATTACACCGGCCCTGCACGCGGCCAACCAACCCGACGCCACCCCGCCGCTGGTCAGCTTCGAAGGGGTCGGCAAGACCTTCAGCGTCGACGGCCAGGCGTTCGAGGCCATCCGCAACTTCGACCTGTCGATCAACGAAGGCGAATTCATCGCCATCGTCGGCTCGTCGGGCTGCGGCAAGTCGACCCTGCTGCGCCTGCTGGTAGGGCTGGACAACGACTACAGCGGCCAGATCCGCGTCGATGGCCAGGTGGTCAGTGGCATCGGCGGCGAGCGCGGCATCGTGTTCCAGGAGCACCGCCTGTTCCCATGGCTGACGGTCGAGCAGAACATCGGCCTGGGGCTGGCCAACGACAAGCTCACCCAAGGTGAGCGCGCCCGGCGGGTGCACGAGTTCGTGCAACTGGTGGGTTTGGTGGGCTTCGAGTCGGCCTACCCGCACCAGCTGTCTGGCGGCATGGCCCAGCGCGTGGCGATTGCCCGGGGGCTGGTGGCCAGCCCGCGCATCCTGCTGCTGGACGAGCCGTTCGGTGCACTGGATGCGCTGACCCGCCAGCAATTGCAGGACGAGTTGCTGGCCATTCGCGAGCGCTCGGGGGTGACCATTTTGCTGGTGACCCATGACGCCGAAGAGGCCACCTACCTGGCCGACCGGGTGGTGGTGCTGGAGCCGCGGCCGGGGCGGATCAAGGCGGTGGTGGAGATTGACCTGCCGCACCCGCGCCAGCGTACCGGGGTGGCGTTGCATGGGTTCAGGGAAAAGGTGCTACACCAGATTACCGGGGATGGCGGGTACCTGCGGCCGGTGGCGCAGCGGGTGGAGGGGTTGCGGCCGGAGTTGATTGCGCTTTAG